One genomic segment of Actinoplanes ianthinogenes includes these proteins:
- a CDS encoding 5-methyltetrahydropteroyltriglutamate--homocysteine S-methyltransferase: MTPPFRADHVGSLLRPPQLLDARTKRATGEIGADELRAIEDDAIRDVVRMQREVGLRSATDGEFRRTAWHMDFIYRLGGIHPTDEKIQVHFRNADGELDFESAALAVDAPIRLTETIFGDDFAFLNAVKDPETTAKLTIPSPSMVHYRGGRAAIDPAVYPDQEQFWADLSAAYAEQVRRVHELGCRYLQLDDTSLAYLNDPDQRRLLADRGDDAEHQHLRYIKQINAAIADRPAGLRVTTHMCRGNFRSSWAAEGGYDFVAEALFSELAVDGFFLEFDDERSGGFAPLRFVPPGKMVVLGLVTTKRGTLESKDTLKRRIEEAAKHVPLDQICLSPQCGFSSTVEGNALSYDEQVAKLRLIVETAEEIWG, from the coding sequence ATGACCCCACCGTTCCGGGCGGATCACGTCGGCAGCCTGCTCCGCCCGCCCCAGCTCCTCGACGCCCGCACCAAGCGCGCCACCGGCGAGATCGGCGCGGACGAGCTCCGCGCGATCGAGGACGACGCGATCCGGGATGTGGTCCGGATGCAGCGCGAGGTCGGACTGCGTTCGGCCACCGACGGCGAGTTCCGCCGCACCGCCTGGCACATGGACTTCATCTATCGCCTGGGCGGCATCCATCCGACCGACGAGAAGATCCAGGTCCATTTCCGCAATGCGGACGGGGAGCTGGACTTCGAGTCGGCGGCGCTCGCCGTCGACGCGCCGATCCGGCTCACCGAGACCATTTTCGGCGACGACTTCGCCTTTCTGAACGCGGTGAAGGACCCGGAGACGACGGCGAAACTGACCATTCCGTCGCCCAGCATGGTGCATTATCGGGGCGGCCGCGCGGCCATCGACCCGGCGGTCTATCCGGACCAGGAGCAGTTCTGGGCGGACCTGAGCGCCGCCTATGCCGAGCAGGTTCGCCGGGTCCACGAGCTGGGCTGCCGCTATCTGCAGCTGGACGACACCAGCCTGGCCTATCTCAACGATCCGGATCAGCGCCGGCTGCTCGCCGACCGCGGCGACGACGCCGAGCACCAGCACCTGCGATACATCAAGCAGATCAACGCGGCGATCGCCGACCGGCCGGCCGGCTTGCGGGTCACCACGCACATGTGCCGGGGCAACTTCCGCTCGTCCTGGGCGGCCGAGGGCGGTTACGACTTCGTCGCCGAGGCGCTTTTCAGCGAGCTGGCGGTGGACGGTTTCTTCCTGGAGTTCGACGACGAGCGGTCGGGCGGATTCGCGCCGCTGCGCTTCGTCCCGCCGGGCAAGATGGTCGTGCTCGGGCTGGTCACCACGAAACGCGGCACGCTCGAATCGAAGGACACCCTCAAACGGCGCATCGAGGAGGCCGCAAAACACGTTCCCCTCGACCAGATCTGCCTGAGCCCGCAATGCGGATTCTCCTCGACGGTCGAGGGGAATGCCCTGAGCTATGACGAGCAGGTGGCCAAATTGCGGCTGATCGTCGAGACCGCCGAGGAGATCTGGGGCTGA
- a CDS encoding SRPBCC family protein, translating into MTVTETVKDTEALTLTFVTDFAAPVEQVWQVWADPRKLERWWGPPTWPATFTRHEFVVSGAARYHMTGPDGTKAHGWWTITTIEAPFRLEFDDGFGDDQGEPIKDDQPVHIVVTLDGAGGKTRMTVVNHFADAAQLERLVTMGMQEGMRLALGQIDQVLSNS; encoded by the coding sequence GTGACAGTCACCGAGACGGTCAAGGACACCGAGGCCTTGACCCTGACCTTCGTCACCGACTTCGCGGCGCCGGTCGAGCAGGTCTGGCAGGTCTGGGCGGATCCGCGCAAGCTGGAGCGCTGGTGGGGCCCGCCGACCTGGCCGGCCACCTTCACCCGCCACGAGTTCGTGGTCAGCGGCGCGGCGCGCTACCACATGACCGGCCCCGACGGGACCAAGGCGCACGGCTGGTGGACGATCACCACGATCGAGGCGCCGTTCCGGCTGGAGTTCGACGACGGGTTCGGCGACGACCAGGGCGAGCCGATCAAGGATGACCAGCCGGTGCACATCGTGGTCACCCTCGACGGGGCCGGCGGCAAGACCCGGATGACCGTGGTCAACCACTTCGCCGACGCCGCCCAGCTGGAGCGTCTGGTCACGATGGGCATGCAGGAGGGCATGCGGCTGGCTCTCGGTCAGATCGATCAGGTTCTTTCCAACAGCTGA
- a CDS encoding ArsR/SmtB family transcription factor → MVVGENVEDGADRVFHALADPTRRDILARVIRDGQSVSALAQLYPMSFAAVQKHVAILERAGLVTKERRGREQIVHGRPDALRSVVGGLVDAYERIWQQRADRIAHILEEGS, encoded by the coding sequence ATGGTTGTAGGTGAGAACGTTGAGGACGGCGCGGACCGCGTCTTCCACGCGCTTGCCGACCCGACCCGGCGCGACATCCTGGCCCGGGTGATCAGAGACGGACAGTCCGTCTCCGCCCTCGCCCAGCTTTACCCGATGAGTTTCGCGGCGGTGCAGAAACACGTCGCGATCCTGGAGCGGGCCGGCCTGGTCACCAAGGAGCGGCGCGGGCGGGAGCAGATCGTCCACGGCAGGCCGGACGCGCTGCGCAGCGTGGTCGGCGGGCTGGTGGACGCCTACGAGCGGATCTGGCAGCAGCGGGCCGACCGGATCGCACACATTTTGGAGGAGGGATCGTGA
- a CDS encoding DUF1028 domain-containing protein: MTFSIVGRSADGTALGVAVASKFLGVGAAVPAALADVGAVATQSYANLAYRPQALALLSTGVAAPEAVRALIAGDAGQVEQRQVGVVGATGPGATYTGADCHEWAGGTAGEGYAIQGNMLAGPAVVGDMTDAWLGSADESRLAYRLVAALRAGDQAGGDRRGRQSAALLVVAKGLGYGGTSDVLVDLRVDDHPDPVTELARLLEMHTLYFERPAPETLLPLTDTLADEVRKRLAALGHPHADLDEGLASWAGVENLEMRIVPGAIDPLVLAHLRAM; encoded by the coding sequence ATGACGTTCTCGATCGTGGGCCGGTCCGCCGACGGCACGGCCCTGGGTGTGGCGGTGGCCAGCAAGTTCCTCGGCGTGGGCGCGGCGGTGCCGGCCGCGCTGGCCGACGTGGGCGCGGTGGCCACCCAGTCCTACGCCAACCTGGCCTATCGGCCGCAGGCCCTCGCGCTGCTGAGCACCGGGGTGGCCGCACCGGAGGCGGTCAGGGCGCTGATCGCCGGCGACGCCGGGCAGGTCGAGCAGCGGCAGGTCGGCGTGGTCGGTGCGACCGGGCCGGGCGCGACCTACACCGGCGCGGACTGCCACGAGTGGGCCGGCGGGACGGCCGGCGAGGGGTATGCCATCCAGGGCAACATGCTGGCCGGCCCGGCCGTGGTCGGGGACATGACCGACGCGTGGCTGGGGTCCGCCGACGAGTCACGGCTGGCCTATCGGCTGGTCGCGGCGCTGCGCGCCGGAGACCAGGCGGGCGGGGATCGGCGCGGGCGGCAGAGTGCGGCGTTGCTGGTGGTGGCCAAAGGCTTGGGGTACGGCGGGACCAGTGACGTTCTGGTCGACCTGCGCGTGGACGACCACCCGGATCCGGTGACCGAATTGGCCCGGCTCCTGGAGATGCACACGCTGTATTTCGAGCGCCCCGCTCCGGAGACGTTGCTGCCGTTGACGGACACGCTCGCCGACGAGGTGCGCAAGCGGCTCGCCGCCCTCGGCCACCCGCACGCCGACCTGGACGAGGGGCTCGCATCCTGGGCCGGTGTCGAGAACCTGGAAATGCGGATCGTGCCCGGGGCCATCGACCCCCTGGTCCTGGCCCATCTCCGAGCCATGTGA
- a CDS encoding response regulator — MSGLRVVIAEDGVIVREGVAGMLRRFGHEVVAAVGDADELRAAVREHRPDVVVTDVRMPPGFSDEGLQAAIELRAADPELPVLVLSQYVEQTYATELLDSGGAPAGVGYLLKDRIGEVTEFVDALAAVAAGRTVVDPEVVRQLLSRRRDPLHRLTAREREVLGLMAEGRSNAAIARALVVSEAAVAKHINSLLTKLDLPPDADDHRRVRAVLAYLRG; from the coding sequence GTGAGCGGGTTGCGGGTCGTCATCGCGGAGGACGGGGTCATCGTCCGGGAGGGTGTCGCCGGCATGCTGCGCCGCTTCGGGCACGAGGTGGTGGCCGCCGTCGGTGACGCCGACGAGCTGCGCGCCGCGGTCCGCGAGCACCGGCCCGACGTGGTGGTGACCGACGTGCGGATGCCGCCCGGTTTCAGCGACGAGGGCCTGCAAGCCGCGATCGAGCTGCGCGCCGCCGACCCGGAGCTGCCGGTCCTGGTCCTGAGTCAGTATGTCGAGCAGACCTACGCCACCGAGCTGCTCGACTCGGGCGGGGCCCCGGCCGGCGTGGGCTACCTGCTGAAAGACCGGATCGGCGAGGTCACCGAGTTCGTCGACGCACTCGCCGCGGTCGCCGCCGGCCGCACCGTCGTCGACCCGGAGGTGGTCCGCCAGTTGCTGTCCCGCCGCCGCGACCCGTTGCACCGCCTGACCGCCCGCGAGCGCGAGGTGCTCGGCCTGATGGCGGAGGGCCGCTCCAACGCGGCGATCGCCCGCGCCCTGGTGGTCTCCGAGGCCGCGGTCGCCAAACACATCAACAGCCTGCTCACCAAGCTCGACCTGCCCCCGGACGCCGACGACCACCGCCGGGTCCGGGCCGTGCTCGCCTACCTCCGCGGCTGA
- a CDS encoding sensor histidine kinase, giving the protein MPARNALEALTLRPTVFLRSSWPWRSLAYLASGALLGAATILAVVGMLVAGVLLSIVVIGFAGYLATVLSGIAVGRLERRRLRLVDVDELPDPHRPPPRAGLRAWLLVRLREQATWRELGYTMMSAALFCWMDALVVGGVIYEVLTTFGAPVYMQDEGAGSRWALFLAGIPLTVVLAWPVTAWAGARAAMARAILAPRAHDADEKLIEVTRSRARLVDAFEVERRRIERDLHDGAQQRLVALSMQLGLARLELPPGSPSAESVAEAHDLARQALTDIRELIRGVHPKVLTDRGLPAAAGEVASTAPLPVELDFTLPGRLPSAVEVTAYFVIVEALTNVAKHSGATRAWISGTVTASRLVVEIRDDGRGGADPAAGTGLVGLADRVAVVDGTVALASPPGGPTVLRVELPVTEVSA; this is encoded by the coding sequence ATGCCGGCCCGTAACGCGCTCGAAGCGCTCACCCTGCGCCCGACCGTGTTCCTGCGGTCCTCCTGGCCCTGGCGCTCGCTGGCCTACCTGGCGAGCGGCGCGCTGCTCGGCGCCGCGACCATCCTCGCGGTTGTCGGCATGCTCGTGGCCGGCGTGCTGCTGTCCATCGTGGTGATCGGCTTCGCGGGTTACCTGGCGACCGTGCTCTCCGGCATCGCGGTCGGCCGGCTGGAGCGCCGCCGGTTGCGCCTGGTCGACGTCGACGAGCTGCCCGACCCGCACCGGCCACCACCGCGGGCCGGGCTGCGCGCCTGGCTGCTGGTCCGGCTGCGCGAGCAGGCCACCTGGCGCGAGCTGGGCTACACGATGATGTCCGCGGCCCTGTTCTGCTGGATGGACGCCCTGGTCGTCGGCGGGGTGATCTACGAGGTGCTGACCACCTTCGGCGCACCGGTCTACATGCAGGACGAGGGCGCCGGCTCCCGCTGGGCCCTGTTCCTGGCCGGCATCCCGCTGACCGTGGTGCTCGCCTGGCCGGTCACCGCGTGGGCCGGCGCCCGGGCGGCGATGGCCCGCGCGATCCTGGCCCCGCGCGCCCACGACGCCGACGAGAAACTGATCGAGGTGACCCGGTCCCGGGCCCGGCTGGTCGACGCGTTCGAGGTGGAGCGCCGCCGGATCGAGCGTGACCTGCACGACGGCGCCCAGCAGCGGCTCGTGGCGCTGAGCATGCAGCTCGGCCTGGCCCGGCTCGAGCTGCCACCCGGCAGCCCGTCCGCCGAGTCCGTCGCCGAGGCCCACGACCTGGCCAGACAGGCGCTCACCGACATCCGGGAGCTGATCCGCGGCGTGCATCCGAAAGTGCTGACCGACCGCGGTCTGCCCGCCGCGGCCGGCGAGGTGGCGTCCACCGCGCCGCTCCCGGTCGAGCTGGACTTCACGCTGCCCGGCCGGCTCCCGTCGGCTGTCGAGGTGACGGCTTATTTCGTGATCGTCGAGGCGCTCACCAACGTGGCCAAACACAGCGGCGCCACCCGGGCCTGGATCTCCGGCACGGTCACCGCGTCCCGGCTGGTCGTCGAGATCCGCGACGACGGGCGCGGCGGCGCCGACCCGGCCGCCGGCACCGGCCTGGTCGGCCTCGCCGACCGGGTGGCCGTCGTGGACGGCACGGTCGCCCTGGCCAGCCCGCCGGGCGGCCCCACCGTGCTCCGCGTGGAGCTGCCTGTGACGGAGGTTTCGGCGTGA
- a CDS encoding ABC transporter ATP-binding protein: protein MTNGHDTAAVELRAVTRRYGSMVTALDGIDARFERATFTAVIGPSGSGKSTLLHCAAGLDRADEGEVIIDGTPLTGLSERALTRLRRRRVGFVFQAFNLVAALTAAQNVVLPMRLAGRKPQAGEVAAMLAEVGLADRAGHRPGQLSGGQQQRVAIARALVTRPAVLFADEPTGALDARSGAEVLRLLRSAVDRHGQTIVMVTHDPVAAAYADRVLFLADGRVVDDLTGPVGAEKIAVHTARLEESAR from the coding sequence ATGACGAACGGACACGACACCGCCGCCGTAGAGCTGCGAGCGGTCACCCGGCGATACGGGAGCATGGTCACCGCGCTGGACGGGATCGACGCCCGGTTCGAGCGGGCCACCTTCACCGCGGTGATCGGCCCCTCCGGATCCGGCAAATCCACGCTGCTGCACTGCGCCGCCGGGCTGGACCGGGCCGACGAGGGCGAGGTGATCATCGACGGCACGCCGCTGACCGGCCTGTCCGAGCGGGCGCTGACCCGGCTGCGGCGTCGCCGGGTGGGCTTTGTCTTCCAGGCGTTCAACCTGGTCGCGGCACTGACCGCGGCGCAGAACGTGGTGCTGCCGATGCGCCTGGCCGGGCGCAAGCCGCAGGCCGGCGAGGTGGCCGCGATGCTCGCCGAGGTGGGACTGGCCGACCGCGCCGGGCACCGGCCCGGCCAGCTCTCCGGCGGGCAGCAGCAGCGGGTGGCGATCGCCCGGGCGCTGGTCACCCGGCCGGCGGTGCTCTTCGCCGACGAGCCGACCGGCGCGCTGGACGCCCGGTCCGGTGCCGAGGTGCTGCGGCTGCTGCGCTCGGCGGTGGACCGGCACGGGCAGACCATCGTGATGGTCACCCACGATCCGGTGGCCGCCGCGTACGCCGACCGGGTGCTGTTCCTGGCCGACGGGCGGGTGGTCGACGACCTGACCGGGCCGGTCGGCGCGGAGAAGATCGCGGTGCACACCGCGCGGCTCGAGGAGTCGGCCCGATGA
- a CDS encoding FtsX-like permease family protein has protein sequence MIAWAMVRHRFASFAGTFVAIALGVAVVAGSVTLYLSSRPEPPERYRSAPVMVQAPSVGTNDFGEPEIRSWTHDEMADISEKLRDIATVIPDPVFYVQEEGTQDQGTARIDGHAWSSTALGGYRLTSGRKPDKTGEVVARKALNSRLEVITAKGPESWTVVGTTDGPGYYVPDADALGRASGVRVIGLTVTGNPAQAASEAQALIGPAGTVRTGADRAVLEPEEITRIRWLGAQLLIALVTLGTFATVFVVASTCALTAAQRRRELGLLRAAGATPGQVRRLMYAETTLIALLAGLVGAPLGALLAPLLAGPMVDFGLEPPGYAATWQPAAVGGSILLGLLVALAGVAVAARRASRVSPMAALREAAAETRAMTPARWVSGLLSAAAGGALLAAMPSMPTASKSTAGLGAAMLLLTAAALLAPVVIGPLVRLATAGWRGSATGMVVREGTLTGVRRVASTAAPVLVTVGITVLLTGMIATIEEAAGIDGTAQIPAATVLAPDGTPGLSEAAVQGQPGTSRLGTRVLITRGQQIVGEDAVGEAGAPVTVTPEVGVGLGSPLPLRWADGTIDTLTVRRIDPDAAAPVVLPRELVRRHDPDALTGMVVLAGDPRPAAGARALSARDYVQEEIDEEGRLVDLFLWVLIGLTAGYTAIAVSNTLLMATAARRPEFRALRLAGAGLGQVLRITTAEAVLAAVTGALLGGLVGGLSLTGVRAAVEDELGQDVALVIPWEAALGVVGLCVVLAVVATAVPVLRRSATSAA, from the coding sequence ATGATCGCGTGGGCGATGGTGCGGCACCGGTTCGCGAGTTTCGCCGGGACGTTCGTGGCGATCGCGCTGGGCGTCGCGGTGGTGGCCGGCTCGGTGACGCTCTACCTCTCCTCACGGCCGGAGCCGCCTGAGCGATATCGGTCAGCGCCGGTGATGGTGCAGGCGCCGTCGGTGGGCACGAACGACTTCGGCGAGCCGGAGATCCGCTCGTGGACCCACGATGAGATGGCTGATATCTCCGAAAAACTCCGGGACATCGCCACGGTCATCCCCGACCCGGTCTTCTACGTGCAGGAAGAGGGCACGCAGGATCAGGGGACAGCAAGGATCGACGGGCACGCCTGGTCGTCCACGGCGCTCGGCGGCTACCGGCTGACCTCCGGGCGGAAGCCGGACAAGACCGGCGAGGTGGTCGCGCGGAAGGCGCTGAACAGCCGGCTCGAGGTGATCACCGCGAAGGGCCCGGAGAGCTGGACGGTCGTCGGGACGACGGACGGCCCCGGGTACTACGTGCCGGACGCTGATGCGCTCGGGCGCGCTTCCGGCGTACGCGTAATCGGTCTGACGGTGACCGGAAACCCGGCGCAAGCGGCAAGCGAGGCGCAAGCCCTGATCGGCCCGGCCGGAACGGTCCGCACCGGAGCGGACCGCGCCGTCCTGGAACCCGAGGAGATCACCCGGATCCGCTGGCTCGGCGCCCAGCTGCTGATCGCCCTGGTCACCCTCGGCACCTTCGCCACCGTCTTCGTCGTCGCCTCGACCTGCGCGCTGACCGCCGCGCAGCGCCGCCGCGAACTGGGTCTGCTGCGCGCCGCCGGCGCGACCCCGGGCCAGGTCCGCCGGCTGATGTACGCCGAGACCACCCTGATCGCGCTGCTCGCCGGCCTGGTCGGCGCCCCGCTCGGCGCCCTGCTCGCGCCGCTGCTGGCCGGCCCGATGGTCGATTTCGGCCTGGAGCCGCCCGGGTACGCGGCCACCTGGCAGCCCGCCGCGGTCGGTGGCTCGATCCTGCTCGGCCTGCTCGTCGCCCTGGCCGGCGTCGCCGTGGCGGCGCGCCGCGCCAGCCGGGTCTCCCCGATGGCCGCGCTGCGCGAGGCGGCTGCCGAGACCCGCGCGATGACCCCGGCCCGCTGGGTGTCCGGCCTGCTCAGCGCGGCGGCCGGTGGGGCGTTGCTGGCCGCGATGCCGAGCATGCCGACGGCGAGCAAGTCGACCGCCGGGCTGGGCGCCGCGATGCTGTTGCTGACCGCGGCCGCGCTGCTCGCGCCGGTGGTGATCGGTCCGCTGGTGCGGCTCGCGACCGCCGGGTGGCGCGGCTCGGCGACCGGGATGGTGGTCCGCGAGGGCACCCTGACCGGGGTTCGCCGTGTCGCCTCGACGGCCGCTCCGGTGCTGGTCACGGTTGGGATCACGGTGCTGCTCACCGGCATGATCGCGACGATCGAGGAGGCGGCCGGGATCGACGGGACCGCGCAGATCCCGGCGGCCACCGTGCTCGCCCCGGACGGCACACCGGGCCTGTCCGAGGCCGCGGTGCAGGGTCAGCCCGGCACGTCTCGCCTGGGCACCCGGGTGCTGATCACTCGCGGTCAGCAGATCGTCGGCGAGGACGCTGTGGGCGAGGCCGGCGCGCCGGTCACGGTCACCCCCGAGGTGGGCGTCGGGCTCGGCTCGCCGCTTCCCCTGCGGTGGGCGGACGGCACGATCGACACGCTTACGGTACGCCGGATCGACCCGGACGCCGCCGCCCCCGTCGTGCTCCCCCGCGAGCTGGTCCGCAGGCACGACCCGGACGCCCTGACCGGCATGGTGGTGCTCGCCGGCGACCCGCGTCCGGCGGCCGGCGCCCGGGCGCTGTCCGCGCGGGACTACGTGCAGGAGGAGATCGACGAGGAGGGCCGGCTGGTCGACCTGTTCCTCTGGGTGCTCATCGGGCTGACCGCCGGTTACACCGCGATCGCGGTGTCGAACACGCTGCTGATGGCCACGGCGGCGCGCCGGCCGGAGTTCCGGGCGCTGCGGCTGGCCGGCGCCGGGCTGGGTCAGGTCCTGCGGATCACCACGGCCGAGGCGGTCCTGGCGGCGGTGACCGGGGCGCTGCTCGGCGGCCTGGTGGGCGGGCTGTCGCTGACCGGGGTGCGCGCCGCGGTCGAGGACGAGCTGGGACAGGACGTGGCGCTGGTCATCCCGTGGGAGGCGGCGCTCGGGGTGGTGGGATTGTGCGTGGTGCTCGCGGTGGTTGCCACCGCGGTGCCGGTGCTGCGCCGGAGCGCCACGAGCGCGGCCTGA
- a CDS encoding EAL and HDOD domain-containing protein, whose protein sequence is MGIPVMDAVHVGRQPIFDAQGVVVAFELLFRGRMDSVASGRQDTYATSTVMINAFTEFGIAEVAGNRPCFINLTREFLTGRLPLPFGPEQVVLEVLETVTVDDEVIEGITALAAAGYKIALDDFVWGSGHEQLLGLASYVKLDLLDGDLSRLDEIVAACRQHPGLQLVAERLETAEQVAIADRYGMELRQGYWLSRPQVLSTPSLSPSRLRRLELVAALMSPDVPLEKITSIIVSDPALALRVLRVSNSVAAGVVSRISSVRQAVMLVGLTRIRRWATLMVVDDVAEAPEEQLLTALTQARLCENLAARFGADQGAAFVAGLVTGMARLMGSTPSAMAEQLPLTSDVADALTNGTGRLGQVLNAVSAYEAGEAGSADLAVPALDAMRWSTRTLTAAHRFNPQRPR, encoded by the coding sequence GTGGGAATCCCGGTGATGGACGCGGTGCACGTCGGTCGACAGCCGATCTTCGACGCCCAGGGCGTGGTGGTGGCGTTCGAGCTGCTCTTCCGCGGCCGGATGGACTCCGTCGCGTCCGGCCGGCAGGACACGTATGCGACCAGCACTGTCATGATCAACGCGTTCACCGAGTTCGGGATCGCCGAGGTGGCCGGCAACCGGCCGTGCTTCATCAACCTCACCCGCGAGTTCCTGACCGGCCGCCTGCCGCTGCCCTTCGGCCCCGAGCAGGTGGTGCTGGAGGTGCTGGAGACGGTCACGGTGGACGACGAGGTGATCGAGGGGATCACCGCGCTGGCCGCGGCCGGCTACAAGATCGCGCTGGACGACTTCGTCTGGGGTTCCGGGCACGAGCAGCTGCTCGGGCTCGCCTCGTACGTCAAGCTCGACCTGCTGGACGGCGACCTGAGCCGGCTCGACGAGATCGTCGCGGCCTGCCGCCAGCACCCCGGCCTGCAACTGGTCGCCGAACGTCTGGAGACGGCGGAGCAGGTCGCCATCGCCGACCGCTACGGCATGGAGCTGCGCCAGGGCTACTGGCTGAGCCGTCCGCAGGTGCTGAGCACCCCGAGCCTCTCCCCGTCCCGGCTGCGCCGCCTGGAGCTGGTCGCCGCGCTGATGTCGCCGGACGTCCCGCTCGAGAAGATCACCTCGATCATCGTCAGCGACCCGGCGCTGGCCCTGCGCGTGCTGCGGGTCAGCAACTCGGTCGCGGCCGGCGTGGTCAGCCGGATCTCCTCGGTCCGCCAGGCGGTGATGCTGGTCGGCCTCACCCGGATCCGCCGCTGGGCCACCCTGATGGTGGTCGACGACGTCGCCGAGGCCCCCGAGGAGCAGCTGCTCACCGCGCTGACCCAGGCCCGGCTCTGCGAGAACCTGGCCGCCCGGTTCGGCGCCGACCAGGGCGCCGCGTTCGTGGCCGGCCTGGTCACCGGCATGGCCCGGCTGATGGGCAGCACCCCCTCGGCGATGGCCGAGCAGTTGCCGCTCACCTCCGACGTCGCGGACGCCCTGACCAACGGCACCGGGCGGCTCGGCCAGGTGCTGAACGCGGTCAGCGCCTACGAGGCCGGCGAGGCGGGGTCCGCCGACCTCGCCGTTCCCGCCCTCGACGCGATGCGCTGGTCCACCCGGACGCTGACCGCGGCGCATCGCTTCAACCCGCAGCGGCCCCGCTGA
- a CDS encoding long-chain-fatty-acid--CoA ligase, with protein MLNLSILLEDSARRYPDRAAVVLGPQRLSYAQVDAAANQVANMLVARGIQPGDKVALSCPNLPYFPIVYYGILKAGAVVVPLNVLLKGREITYHLNDSQAKAYFCFQGTPELPMGAEGKAGFDAAEGCEHFFLITADPAAASPIEGAGTLGQALAGQAPVFETVLRAETDAAVILYTSGTTGQAKGAELSHSNLVLNALTCNRLFASQPATDTHLLVLPLFHSFGSTVNMNAGFSVAATLVLLPRFEANAAVQLLQSENVTFFAGVPTMYWGLLNALDDSVDVERIARNMRVAVAGGSSLPVEIIKAVKERFGVTILEGYGLSETSPVATFSDPDAEPRPGSIGIPIWGVEVKLIDQQWNTIGGADEIGEIAIRGHNIMNGYYNRPEATAEVMRDGWFRTGDLARRDKDGYYYIVDRAKDMIIRGGFNVYPREIEEVLLTHEAISLAAVIGVPHPSHGEEVKAFVILKPGATATEEEIVAWGREQMASYKYPRLVSIVESLPMTATGKLLKRELS; from the coding sequence ATGCTCAACCTCTCCATCCTGCTGGAGGACAGCGCCCGCCGCTACCCGGACCGCGCCGCCGTGGTGCTGGGCCCGCAGCGCCTGAGCTACGCCCAGGTGGACGCGGCAGCGAACCAGGTGGCCAACATGCTGGTCGCGCGAGGCATCCAGCCCGGCGACAAGGTTGCCCTGTCCTGTCCCAACCTGCCGTACTTCCCGATCGTCTACTACGGCATCCTCAAGGCCGGCGCCGTCGTCGTCCCGCTGAACGTGCTTCTCAAGGGCCGCGAGATCACGTACCACCTGAACGACTCGCAGGCGAAGGCGTACTTCTGTTTCCAGGGCACCCCGGAGCTGCCGATGGGCGCCGAGGGCAAGGCCGGGTTCGACGCCGCCGAGGGCTGCGAGCACTTCTTCCTGATCACCGCGGACCCGGCGGCCGCCTCCCCGATCGAGGGCGCCGGGACGCTGGGCCAGGCGCTGGCCGGGCAGGCGCCGGTCTTCGAGACCGTGCTGCGCGCCGAGACCGACGCCGCGGTCATCCTGTACACCAGCGGCACCACCGGCCAGGCCAAGGGCGCCGAGCTCTCCCACTCGAACCTGGTGCTCAACGCGCTCACCTGCAACCGGCTCTTCGCCTCCCAGCCGGCCACCGACACCCACCTGCTGGTGCTGCCGCTGTTCCACTCGTTCGGCTCGACGGTGAACATGAACGCCGGCTTCTCGGTGGCGGCCACCCTGGTGCTGCTGCCCCGCTTCGAGGCGAACGCCGCGGTCCAGCTGTTGCAGAGCGAGAACGTGACGTTCTTCGCCGGCGTGCCGACCATGTACTGGGGCCTGCTGAACGCGCTCGACGACAGCGTGGACGTCGAACGGATCGCCCGGAACATGCGGGTCGCGGTGGCCGGCGGCTCCAGCCTCCCGGTGGAGATCATCAAGGCGGTCAAGGAGCGCTTCGGCGTCACCATCCTGGAGGGCTACGGCCTCTCCGAGACCTCACCGGTGGCGACCTTCAGCGACCCGGACGCCGAGCCGCGGCCCGGCTCGATCGGCATCCCGATCTGGGGCGTCGAGGTCAAGCTGATCGACCAGCAGTGGAACACGATCGGCGGCGCCGACGAGATCGGCGAGATCGCCATCCGCGGCCACAACATCATGAACGGGTACTACAACCGGCCGGAGGCGACCGCCGAGGTGATGCGGGACGGCTGGTTCCGCACCGGCGACCTGGCCCGCCGCGACAAGGACGGCTACTACTACATCGTCGACCGGGCCAAGGACATGATCATCCGGGGCGGCTTCAACGTCTACCCGCGGGAGATCGAGGAGGTCCTGCTCACCCACGAGGCGATCTCCCTCGCCGCGGTGATCGGCGTGCCGCACCCCAGCCACGGCGAGGAGGTCAAGGCGTTCGTGATCCTCAAGCCGGGCGCCACCGCCACCGAGGAGGAGATCGTCGCCTGGGGCAGGGAGCAGATGGCGTCGTACAAATACCCCCGGCTGGTCAGCATCGTCGAGTCGCTCCCGATGACGGCGACCGGCAAGCTGCTCAAACGCGAGCTCAGCTGA